A DNA window from Caulobacter mirabilis contains the following coding sequences:
- a CDS encoding CocE/NonD family hydrolase translates to MKVWMFLGGVVVLAIGGGLAWAWFAHRADSCAAPASRFGVYCPATPAPYDGYVRTSTYVDLPGGRRLAVDVLRPTRRGQVEARPLPVLYEHTIYNRAMTVVRDGTVTDAAMLGLTPASRTMLKLMSLTSGGEVVVDQARMRPWVGRLLRQGYVVVAADASGTGASFGTPPTSFEAFGHEAALMIDWITAQPWSDGRVGMYGQSFTAMIAVAASAQGRPALKAVYGASTALDAYRAVGYRGGIRDTGFNTPYVLLTSQLDGLATPVTGAEGALDAARKQRRGEGFSQRVAELGRTRAFLDDPPTADGLTWPGMSLYPLLPRIKAGRTPIYLEAGWNDIFTRDTLLLYANLQGPRRVTVRPWRHRLLTKADVDLDPGVEAARWFDRWVRGRDTGVDREPGVHLALMDFDGFCAWTPRSAWEVGGARQDLFLAAGGELSTGRAAASGIVRKAADLSATTGRDSRWNGVIGAGVYPDLAANDRKGVVFTTAPLEIPLEVIGHPTLRIAVSAQARDDAEIVALLEDVAPDGRVRYVSEGALRASHRAPAVAPYNALGLPFHDHRRTALQPLRSGEAVTLSLDLQPIAYRFAKGHRVRLALQTADADNLAITAPPYVLGVHWGGGDPARLSLPIGAATPGACSGRR, encoded by the coding sequence ATGAAGGTCTGGATGTTCCTGGGCGGGGTGGTCGTTCTGGCTATAGGCGGCGGTCTGGCCTGGGCCTGGTTCGCCCATCGCGCCGATTCCTGCGCCGCGCCGGCCTCGCGCTTCGGCGTCTATTGCCCGGCCACGCCGGCGCCGTACGACGGCTACGTCCGCACCTCGACCTACGTCGACCTGCCGGGCGGGCGCCGGCTGGCGGTGGACGTCCTGCGGCCTACCCGACGGGGGCAGGTGGAGGCCCGACCTCTGCCCGTGCTGTACGAGCACACGATCTACAACCGGGCCATGACGGTCGTCCGCGACGGGACGGTGACCGACGCCGCCATGCTCGGCCTGACACCGGCGTCGCGGACGATGCTCAAGCTCATGAGCCTGACCAGCGGCGGCGAGGTGGTGGTCGACCAGGCGCGCATGCGGCCCTGGGTCGGGCGGCTGCTGCGGCAGGGCTATGTCGTCGTCGCCGCCGACGCCTCCGGGACCGGCGCTTCGTTCGGAACGCCGCCGACGTCGTTCGAGGCGTTCGGCCACGAAGCGGCGCTGATGATCGACTGGATCACCGCCCAACCCTGGTCGGACGGGCGGGTCGGCATGTACGGCCAGTCGTTCACCGCCATGATCGCCGTCGCGGCGTCCGCTCAGGGGCGTCCGGCGCTGAAGGCGGTCTACGGCGCCTCGACCGCGCTCGACGCCTACCGGGCGGTGGGCTACCGCGGCGGGATCCGCGATACGGGCTTCAACACGCCCTATGTCCTGCTGACCAGTCAGCTGGACGGTCTGGCGACGCCTGTCACCGGCGCGGAGGGCGCTTTGGACGCGGCCCGGAAGCAGCGCCGCGGCGAGGGCTTCTCTCAACGCGTCGCCGAGTTGGGCCGGACACGCGCCTTCCTGGACGATCCGCCGACCGCCGATGGCCTGACCTGGCCCGGAATGTCGCTCTATCCCCTGCTGCCGCGGATCAAGGCGGGGCGCACGCCGATCTATCTGGAGGCCGGCTGGAACGACATCTTCACCCGCGACACCCTGCTGCTGTACGCCAACCTGCAGGGGCCGCGGCGGGTGACGGTCCGGCCCTGGCGTCACCGCCTGCTGACCAAGGCCGATGTCGACCTGGATCCTGGCGTCGAGGCCGCGCGCTGGTTCGATCGCTGGGTGCGAGGCCGGGACACCGGGGTCGACCGGGAGCCGGGGGTTCATCTGGCGCTGATGGACTTCGATGGCTTCTGCGCTTGGACGCCCCGGAGCGCATGGGAGGTCGGGGGGGCGCGGCAGGACCTGTTCCTCGCCGCAGGCGGCGAGCTCTCGACAGGCCGCGCCGCCGCGTCCGGCATCGTCCGAAAGGCCGCCGACCTTTCCGCGACGACGGGGCGCGACAGCCGTTGGAACGGCGTGATCGGCGCCGGCGTCTATCCCGATCTGGCCGCCAACGACCGGAAGGGCGTGGTCTTCACCACCGCGCCCCTGGAGATCCCTCTGGAGGTGATCGGCCATCCGACCCTGCGGATCGCCGTCAGCGCCCAGGCGCGCGACGACGCCGAGATCGTCGCGTTGTTGGAGGACGTCGCGCCCGACGGCCGGGTTCGCTACGTCTCCGAGGGCGCGCTGCGGGCGTCTCATCGCGCGCCGGCCGTCGCCCCCTACAACGCCCTGGGGCTGCCGTTCCATGACCATCGCCGAACCGCGCTGCAACCGCTGAGGTCCGGCGAGGCGGTCACGTTGAGTCTCGATCTTCAGCCGATCGCCTATCGTTTCGCCAAGGGGCACCGCGTGCGGCTCGCGCTGCAGACCGCGGACGCCGACAACCTCGCGATCACGGCGCCGCCCTATGTGCTGGGCGTTCACTGGGGCGGCGGCGACCCGGCGCGCCTCTCGCTTCCCATCGGAGCCGCGACACCGGGCGCCTGTTCAGGGCGCCGATAG
- a CDS encoding cupin domain-containing protein, producing the protein MHDMTAIAAELAELRLDAPTPDAMMDCMRVLETFNQCALGVIRFAGVTPWERHPDDEFLYVLEGAVELTVLADGQRRCEALAAGCAGVVPAGAWHRQSAPGGVALIYVTSREGTEHSDAETP; encoded by the coding sequence ATGCATGACATGACCGCCATCGCCGCCGAGCTCGCCGAACTGCGGTTGGACGCGCCCACGCCGGACGCCATGATGGACTGCATGCGGGTGCTCGAGACGTTCAATCAGTGCGCGCTGGGCGTGATCCGCTTCGCGGGCGTCACGCCCTGGGAACGGCATCCGGACGACGAGTTTCTCTATGTCCTGGAAGGCGCGGTGGAGCTGACGGTTCTCGCCGACGGCCAGCGGCGATGCGAGGCCCTGGCGGCGGGCTGCGCCGGGGTGGTTCCGGCGGGGGCCTGGCACAGGCAGAGCGCGCCGGGCGGCGTGGCCCTGATCTACGTGACCTCCCGCGAAGGCACTGAGCACTCCGACGCCGAGACTCCGTGA
- a CDS encoding flagellin — MSALPEGSTHATSTSEGYSLPTSPLTPPSFAAAVAAASGTNSQTIAVDAGPTGGRISLLLDAYGAPDIVEIWQNGTRVAATGQAYAPGGGAVGPGAAVSNQHLLSFDYDPADGQTIEFRFNENVSVSGTAWKLSGAVLQDPADPPPARQTTVSTVIGTSAEFDPPLPSADPEQVGRALGVRPQGSSSTYTLDAGGQAGRMDMTFDAFGDADRVEIWQGGVRVAASGQAYAAGGGAVGPAAAVSGRQTISFDYDPAGGPLSFRFNEGGGTPESAWVVSSLSLNAANAPLPATAAGTSGRQEPGFGLIHYDFLANPRGDSHLRASSRDLTAAGLRLDALNWDTPETILATIDVAGKLAIQAATYFGERLAGFNRTGAQTGRMSDVVQTGVGNLVDADLAKEGARLQALQVQQRLAAQSLTIANAAPQWLLSLYRGSGG, encoded by the coding sequence ATGAGCGCCCTGCCCGAGGGCTCCACCCACGCGACCTCCACGAGCGAAGGCTACAGTCTGCCGACCTCGCCGCTGACCCCGCCGTCGTTCGCCGCCGCGGTCGCCGCCGCCAGCGGAACCAACTCCCAGACCATCGCGGTTGACGCGGGCCCGACGGGCGGCCGGATCAGCCTGCTGCTGGACGCCTACGGCGCTCCGGACATCGTCGAGATCTGGCAGAACGGGACCAGGGTGGCGGCCACCGGCCAGGCCTACGCGCCCGGCGGCGGCGCGGTCGGCCCAGGCGCCGCGGTTTCGAACCAGCACCTGCTGTCGTTCGACTACGACCCCGCCGACGGGCAGACGATCGAGTTCCGCTTCAACGAGAACGTCTCGGTTTCCGGCACGGCCTGGAAGCTCAGCGGCGCCGTGCTGCAGGATCCGGCCGATCCGCCGCCGGCGCGCCAGACCACGGTGTCGACGGTCATCGGGACCTCCGCCGAGTTCGACCCGCCCCTGCCGTCGGCGGACCCGGAACAGGTCGGCCGGGCGCTCGGGGTGCGGCCCCAGGGCTCCAGCTCGACCTATACCCTGGACGCCGGCGGCCAGGCCGGGCGCATGGACATGACCTTCGACGCCTTCGGCGACGCCGACCGGGTCGAGATATGGCAGGGCGGCGTGCGAGTGGCCGCGTCCGGCCAGGCCTATGCCGCCGGCGGAGGGGCGGTGGGTCCGGCGGCGGCGGTCTCGGGCCGTCAGACGATCAGCTTCGACTACGATCCGGCCGGCGGGCCCCTGTCGTTCCGCTTCAACGAAGGCGGCGGAACGCCGGAGAGCGCCTGGGTGGTCAGCTCCCTCTCGCTGAATGCGGCCAACGCCCCCCTGCCGGCGACCGCGGCCGGAACCAGCGGCAGGCAGGAGCCGGGCTTCGGACTCATCCACTACGACTTCCTGGCGAACCCGCGCGGCGACTCGCACCTGCGGGCATCGTCACGCGACCTCACCGCGGCGGGACTCCGGCTCGACGCGCTGAACTGGGATACGCCGGAGACGATCCTGGCGACGATCGATGTCGCCGGAAAGCTGGCGATCCAGGCGGCGACCTACTTCGGCGAACGTTTGGCCGGTTTCAATCGAACAGGCGCGCAGACGGGGCGGATGAGCGATGTCGTCCAGACCGGCGTCGGCAATCTGGTCGACGCCGACCTCGCCAAGGAAGGCGCCAGACTGCAGGCGCTGCAGGTCCAACAACGGCTGGCCGCCCAGTCGCTCACCATCGCCAACGCCGCGCCGCAGTGGCTGCTGTCGTTGTATCGCGGATCTGGAGGCTGA
- a CDS encoding DUF3833 family protein — protein sequence MIWRRGERAHVDGDSFEPARLFRPESFFLGRTEGWGVAKGPFGQIVRRCRIHTEGRLDEAYQALHLDELFVWDDGGQEEWRWAMRRGMDGRYAAAEALVGSGIEGRYDGCDYVLSFLRPVQPKGPRFRFVTRFTLLAPDVAMKSVRLSLFGAPIASMVAFHRQID from the coding sequence ATGATCTGGCGGCGGGGAGAAAGGGCGCACGTGGACGGTGACTCTTTCGAGCCGGCGAGACTTTTTCGCCCCGAGAGCTTCTTCTTGGGGCGGACCGAAGGCTGGGGAGTCGCCAAGGGCCCGTTCGGGCAGATCGTCCGCCGCTGCCGCATCCATACCGAAGGACGCCTCGACGAGGCCTACCAGGCGCTTCATCTCGACGAGCTGTTCGTCTGGGACGACGGCGGCCAGGAGGAATGGCGCTGGGCCATGCGACGCGGCATGGACGGTCGCTACGCCGCCGCCGAAGCGCTGGTCGGCTCAGGCATCGAAGGGCGCTACGACGGCTGCGACTACGTCTTGTCGTTCCTGAGGCCGGTGCAGCCGAAAGGGCCGCGTTTCCGGTTCGTGACGCGATTCACCCTGCTCGCCCCGGACGTGGCGATGAAGTCCGTGCGCCTGTCTCTGTTCGGCGCGCCGATCGCCTCCATGGTCGCCTTCCACCGGCAGATCGACTGA
- a CDS encoding DUF6491 family protein — MKTIIVSSVVGALALTAGAAFAFQTPTSQTPAAAKPQRSCFFASQVNGWSADRDEKTAYLYVGAKDVYKAELFSRCLDLDSALSIGIETRGGGTSICDGLDVDLLVRSAMGPQRCKVTKLTKLTPDEVAAMKAARKTKKSGG, encoded by the coding sequence ATGAAGACCATCATCGTATCGTCCGTGGTCGGCGCCCTGGCCCTCACGGCCGGCGCGGCCTTTGCGTTCCAGACGCCGACGAGCCAGACTCCGGCCGCCGCCAAGCCGCAGCGATCCTGCTTTTTCGCCAGCCAGGTGAACGGCTGGAGCGCCGACCGCGACGAGAAGACCGCCTATCTCTACGTCGGCGCGAAGGACGTCTACAAAGCCGAGTTGTTCAGCCGCTGCCTGGATCTGGACAGCGCGCTGAGCATCGGGATCGAGACCCGTGGCGGCGGCACGAGCATCTGCGATGGGCTGGATGTCGACCTGCTGGTCCGGTCGGCGATGGGGCCCCAGCGGTGCAAGGTCACCAAATTGACCAAGCTGACGCCCGATGAGGTGGCCGCCATGAAAGCCGCCCGCAAGACCAAGAAGTCCGGCGGGTAG
- the mnmC gene encoding FAD-dependent 5-carboxymethylaminomethyl-2-thiouridine(34) oxidoreductase MnmC, giving the protein MTAAPPIDPALTWGEDGLPRSGLYGDVYFSSDDGLAETRAVFLAGADLPHAWRDRERFVIGELGFGTGLNIAALLDLWRRERPPGGRLHVFSVERHPLAVDDAARALARWPELEPVAAPLLAAWPRRARGFHRLDLPNLDAVIDLAVMDAAEALTQWQGRADAWFLDGFAPASNPAMWRQEVLDLVAARSAPGARVATFTVAGAVRRGLQAAGFAVEKRPGFGRKRERLEASMPGGPAPVPPRRRVAVIGAGIAGASLARAFRLAGAAVEVFDPRGAGGGASGNPAALVSPRVDASLGPVAALYAQAQARSADLYRATPDVVISEHTLLLERTDRDGARFRTVADSDLFAPGSVVPLDQAETAALADAPGLPGGVLFKDGLVIEPAPLLAAWAGTVRRESVARLESIGAGWRLRSADDALLAEVDIVCLAAGHRSTTLLDGPPLQPIRGQASWTTEARLGQAISFGGYAAPTRDGLLFGATHDRDRDDETLDPADHQRNLAQLATLLPDLAGRLDAHALQGRASVRAATADRLPLAGRLADNAFVLAGLGSRGFCLAPLLAEHLVALALGHPSPLPEPLGSLIDPVRFARRARRKTSS; this is encoded by the coding sequence ATGACCGCTGCCCCTCCGATCGATCCGGCCCTCACCTGGGGCGAAGACGGCCTGCCCCGGTCGGGTCTGTACGGCGACGTCTACTTCTCGTCCGACGACGGCCTGGCCGAGACCCGGGCGGTGTTCCTCGCGGGCGCCGACCTGCCCCACGCCTGGCGGGATCGCGAGCGGTTCGTGATCGGGGAGCTGGGCTTCGGCACGGGCCTGAACATCGCGGCGCTGCTGGACCTCTGGCGCCGGGAACGGCCGCCGGGCGGCCGGCTGCATGTCTTCAGCGTGGAGCGGCACCCGCTGGCGGTCGATGACGCCGCCCGCGCGCTGGCCCGCTGGCCGGAGCTTGAGCCGGTCGCCGCCCCGCTGCTCGCCGCCTGGCCGCGCCGCGCGCGGGGCTTTCACCGCCTGGACCTGCCGAACCTGGACGCGGTGATCGACCTGGCAGTCATGGACGCGGCCGAGGCGCTGACGCAGTGGCAAGGTCGCGCCGACGCCTGGTTCCTGGACGGCTTCGCGCCGGCCTCCAATCCGGCGATGTGGCGGCAGGAGGTTCTCGACCTCGTCGCCGCCCGCAGCGCGCCCGGCGCCCGCGTCGCCACCTTCACCGTCGCGGGCGCGGTGCGGCGAGGCCTGCAGGCCGCCGGCTTCGCCGTGGAGAAACGCCCCGGCTTCGGCCGCAAGCGGGAGCGGCTGGAGGCCTCGATGCCCGGCGGCCCGGCGCCGGTTCCGCCTCGCCGCCGCGTCGCCGTGATCGGCGCAGGCATCGCCGGCGCCAGCCTGGCGCGCGCCTTCCGGCTGGCCGGAGCCGCCGTCGAGGTCTTCGACCCGCGCGGCGCGGGCGGCGGCGCGTCGGGCAATCCGGCGGCCCTGGTCTCGCCGCGGGTCGACGCCAGCCTCGGCCCCGTCGCCGCCCTCTACGCCCAGGCGCAGGCCCGCTCCGCCGATCTGTATCGCGCGACGCCCGACGTCGTGATCTCCGAACACACGCTGCTGCTCGAGCGGACCGATCGGGACGGCGCGCGCTTCCGAACCGTGGCCGACAGCGATCTGTTCGCGCCGGGGTCTGTCGTCCCCCTGGATCAGGCCGAAACCGCCGCGTTGGCGGATGCTCCCGGGCTCCCAGGCGGCGTCCTGTTCAAGGACGGCCTGGTGATCGAGCCGGCGCCCCTGCTCGCGGCCTGGGCCGGAACGGTCCGGCGGGAGAGCGTCGCGCGTCTTGAGTCCATCGGGGCCGGATGGCGCCTCCGGAGCGCCGACGACGCCCTGCTGGCCGAAGTCGACATCGTCTGTCTCGCCGCCGGCCATAGGTCGACAACGCTGCTGGATGGGCCGCCGCTGCAGCCCATCCGCGGCCAGGCCAGCTGGACCACCGAAGCGCGGCTCGGCCAGGCGATCAGCTTCGGCGGCTACGCCGCGCCGACCCGCGACGGCCTGCTGTTCGGCGCAACGCACGATCGCGACCGTGACGACGAGACCCTCGACCCCGCCGACCACCAGCGCAACCTGGCCCAGCTGGCGACCCTGCTGCCCGACCTCGCCGGTCGCCTCGACGCTCACGCCCTGCAAGGGCGCGCCTCGGTTCGCGCGGCGACGGCCGACCGCCTGCCGCTGGCCGGCCGGCTCGCCGACAACGCCTTTGTCCTCGCTGGCCTCGGCTCCCGCGGCTTCTGCCTCGCCCCGCTGCTGGCCGAGCACCTGGTCGCGCTGGCCCTGGGCCATCCCTCGCCGCTTCCGGAACCGCTCGGAAGCCTGATCGACCCGGTCCGTTTCGCGCGGCGCGCCCGTCGCAAGACCTCGTCCTGA
- the motA gene encoding flagellar motor stator protein MotA, with product MFQIIGIVLLFALVFGSYIISGGKMGVITHALPHEMMAIGGAGVAAFLISNSLPVIKGTLSGLGKAFKGPKWKASDYRDLLSLLFLLTKTMKSKGVIALESHIEKPAESSIFSRFPKITKDHFAVDFICDTLRMMTMNLEDPHQVEDAMEKQLEKHHHEAQEPAHALQNLADALPALGIVAAVLGVIKTMGSITEPPEVLGGMIGGALVGTFLGVFLAYGLVGPLAARLKAVVDEEGAFYRIIQSVLVAHLHGNAAQISVEIGRGSVPSGSQPSFLELEEALANIPNEA from the coding sequence ATGTTCCAGATTATCGGCATCGTGCTGCTCTTCGCGCTGGTGTTCGGCAGCTACATCATCTCCGGCGGGAAGATGGGGGTGATCACCCATGCCCTGCCCCATGAGATGATGGCCATCGGCGGCGCCGGCGTCGCCGCCTTCCTGATCTCCAACTCCCTGCCGGTGATCAAGGGCACGCTCAGCGGCCTGGGCAAGGCCTTCAAGGGGCCGAAGTGGAAGGCCTCGGACTACCGCGACCTGCTGTCGCTGCTGTTCCTGCTGACCAAGACCATGAAGTCCAAGGGCGTCATCGCCCTGGAAAGCCACATCGAAAAACCGGCCGAGAGCAGCATCTTCTCGCGCTTCCCGAAGATCACGAAGGACCACTTCGCCGTCGACTTCATCTGCGACACGCTGCGGATGATGACCATGAATCTGGAGGATCCCCACCAGGTCGAGGATGCGATGGAGAAGCAGCTCGAGAAGCACCACCACGAGGCGCAGGAGCCGGCCCACGCCCTGCAGAACCTCGCCGACGCCCTGCCCGCCCTCGGCATCGTCGCCGCCGTGCTCGGGGTCATCAAGACCATGGGCTCGATCACCGAACCGCCGGAAGTGCTCGGCGGCATGATCGGCGGCGCTCTCGTCGGCACCTTCCTGGGCGTGTTCCTGGCCTATGGCCTGGTCGGCCCGCTGGCGGCGCGCCTCAAGGCGGTCGTCGACGAGGAAGGCGCCTTCTACCGAATCATCCAGTCGGTGCTGGTCGCCCACCTGCACGGCAACGCGGCGCAGATTTCGGTCGAGATCGGCCGCGGCAGCGTCCCGTCCGGCTCACAGCCCAGCTTCCTCGAACTCGAAGAAGCCCTTGCCAACATACCGAACGAAGCCTGA
- a CDS encoding MFS transporter, with protein sequence MMKDGDAASKPALAPRSFAILFAVSVVVAIGNTGLMSILPAIGRSISVPDAFMAAIFSLSALLWAIMSPIWARESDKRGRKPLIMLGLGGFAVSMLCCGLVVSAGLNHLAPWYVIFLVFLLARALFGLIGSSSNPATQAYVAERTSRAERTQQMAALAGAFGLGTVIGPFVAPLFNLPIVSLAGPLYAFSLLAVGMLIVVWKGLPEEPVARETRRIASAGLWKDPRLLPFLIYGFLVATCQTAQGYTLGFMIIDKLKVSPIEALGYISVAMAAGAMAGLLAQWGLIRMFNMGPKVLLRWGVALACLGNLMTAFAPDYWTVVAGFAIAALGYGFARPGFTAGASLTVNMHEQAQAAAAIAAVNGLNVIIAPLFVALYEAVSWAPFLLNATILAGLMVYAFKNRVLREAGEKVSDSEAEDESTLALLERRDEGGG encoded by the coding sequence ATGATGAAGGATGGAGACGCCGCCTCGAAGCCTGCCCTGGCCCCGCGGTCGTTCGCGATCCTGTTCGCGGTTTCGGTGGTGGTGGCGATCGGCAACACCGGGCTGATGTCCATCCTGCCGGCCATCGGCCGGAGCATCAGTGTTCCGGACGCCTTCATGGCGGCCATCTTTTCCCTCTCCGCGCTGTTGTGGGCGATCATGTCGCCGATCTGGGCGCGGGAATCCGACAAGCGCGGCCGCAAGCCGCTGATCATGCTGGGCCTTGGCGGCTTCGCGGTCTCGATGCTGTGCTGCGGCCTGGTGGTCAGCGCCGGCCTGAACCATCTGGCGCCCTGGTACGTGATCTTCCTGGTCTTCCTGCTGGCGCGGGCGCTGTTCGGCCTGATCGGCTCTTCGTCCAACCCGGCGACCCAGGCCTACGTCGCCGAACGCACCAGCCGCGCCGAACGCACCCAGCAGATGGCCGCCCTGGCCGGCGCCTTCGGTCTGGGCACGGTGATCGGACCCTTCGTGGCGCCGCTGTTCAACCTGCCGATCGTCAGCCTGGCCGGGCCGCTCTACGCCTTCTCGCTCCTGGCGGTCGGCATGCTGATCGTGGTCTGGAAGGGCCTGCCGGAAGAGCCGGTCGCGCGCGAGACCCGACGTATCGCCAGCGCGGGGCTGTGGAAGGATCCGCGGCTGCTGCCGTTCCTGATCTACGGCTTCCTGGTCGCCACCTGCCAGACGGCCCAGGGCTACACCCTGGGCTTCATGATCATCGACAAGCTCAAGGTCAGCCCGATCGAGGCCCTGGGCTACATCTCGGTCGCCATGGCGGCGGGCGCGATGGCCGGGCTGCTGGCCCAGTGGGGCCTGATCCGCATGTTCAACATGGGGCCGAAGGTGCTGCTGCGTTGGGGCGTGGCCCTGGCCTGCCTGGGCAACCTGATGACCGCCTTCGCGCCGGACTACTGGACCGTCGTGGCCGGCTTCGCGATCGCCGCCCTGGGCTACGGCTTCGCCCGGCCAGGCTTCACCGCCGGCGCGTCGCTGACGGTCAACATGCACGAGCAGGCCCAGGCCGCCGCGGCCATCGCGGCGGTGAACGGGCTGAACGTGATCATCGCGCCGCTGTTCGTGGCTCTCTACGAGGCGGTGTCCTGGGCGCCGTTCCTGCTCAACGCGACGATCCTCGCCGGGCTGATGGTCTACGCTTTCAAGAACCGGGTCCTGCGCGAGGCCGGCGAGAAGGTGTCCGACAGCGAAGCCGAGGACGAGTCGACCTTGGCCCTGCTCGAGCGCCGGGACGAAGGCGGAGGCTAG
- a CDS encoding lytic murein transglycosylase, giving the protein MDRRSFLVLTVAGCADPQLEPRLAGGPSPAPQATLQPASNAGSGDPNFDAWLSGFYGRARDAGVPSSVLDRELAGLTPDPRAEASDSRQPEFSKPIGDYVKGVTSADRIAQGRRFRDSLPYLSTIEQRYGTPRDIVLAIWALESAFGKIQGDMDVVRSLATLAAHGRRRAWAEGELIAALKIIGSNEAPRSRLKGSWAGAMGQTQFLPTVFLSTAVDGDGDGQRDIWGSTADALFSTGNYMAKANWRRGESWHQEVMVVGDFDYSVVEGPKKTPDEWAALGVSRADNRPWSAADRAAQASLIAPAGAGGPLFLIFPNHMAIRRYNNSTAYALGVGTLAEAFSGGGQLTRPWPQETPLSLADRKAAQTALAQLGFNPGEPDGVIGVNTRVALRAWQQTRGLPADGYLSPDIVRRLRAEAGL; this is encoded by the coding sequence ATGGATCGTCGTTCGTTTCTCGTCCTCACCGTCGCCGGCTGCGCGGACCCCCAGCTCGAACCGCGCCTGGCGGGCGGGCCGTCACCCGCGCCACAAGCCACGCTGCAACCTGCCTCGAACGCCGGCTCCGGCGACCCGAACTTCGACGCCTGGCTCAGCGGCTTCTACGGCCGCGCCCGCGACGCCGGCGTGCCGTCGTCAGTACTGGACCGCGAACTGGCCGGCCTGACGCCCGACCCGCGCGCCGAGGCGTCCGACTCCCGCCAGCCCGAGTTCTCCAAGCCGATCGGCGACTATGTGAAGGGCGTGACCAGCGCCGACCGCATCGCCCAAGGACGCCGGTTCCGGGACAGCCTGCCTTATCTGTCGACGATCGAGCAGCGCTATGGGACCCCGCGCGACATCGTCCTGGCCATCTGGGCGCTGGAATCGGCGTTCGGGAAGATCCAGGGCGACATGGATGTGGTCCGATCGCTGGCCACCCTGGCGGCCCACGGCCGTCGCCGCGCCTGGGCGGAGGGCGAACTGATCGCCGCCCTGAAGATCATCGGCTCGAACGAAGCCCCGCGCAGCCGCCTGAAAGGCAGCTGGGCCGGCGCCATGGGCCAGACCCAGTTTCTGCCGACCGTGTTCCTGTCGACGGCCGTCGACGGCGACGGGGACGGCCAGCGCGACATCTGGGGGTCGACCGCCGACGCCCTGTTCTCGACCGGGAACTACATGGCCAAGGCCAACTGGCGGCGCGGCGAAAGCTGGCACCAGGAGGTCATGGTCGTCGGCGACTTCGACTATTCGGTGGTCGAGGGGCCGAAGAAGACGCCGGACGAATGGGCCGCCCTCGGCGTCAGCCGGGCGGACAACCGCCCCTGGAGCGCGGCCGACCGCGCCGCCCAGGCCAGCCTGATCGCCCCGGCCGGCGCGGGCGGTCCGCTGTTCCTGATCTTCCCGAACCACATGGCGATCCGCCGCTACAACAATTCCACGGCCTATGCCCTCGGCGTCGGAACCCTGGCCGAAGCCTTCTCGGGGGGCGGCCAACTGACCCGCCCCTGGCCCCAGGAGACGCCGCTGTCGCTGGCCGACCGCAAGGCGGCGCAGACCGCTCTCGCCCAGCTCGGCTTCAATCCGGGCGAGCCGGACGGGGTCATCGGGGTGAACACGCGGGTGGCGCTACGGGCCTGGCAGCAGACGCGCGGCCTGCCTGCCGACGGCTACCTGTCGCCGGATATCGTTCGTCGCCTGCGCGCCGAGGCGGGGCTCTAG
- the ykgO gene encoding type B 50S ribosomal protein L36 has translation MKVRSSLKSLKSRHRDCKLVRRKGRIYVINKTDPRFKAKQG, from the coding sequence ATGAAGGTCAGAAGCTCGCTGAAGTCGCTGAAGAGCCGCCACCGCGACTGCAAGCTCGTGCGTCGCAAGGGCCGCATCTACGTGATCAACAAGACCGACCCGCGCTTCAAGGCCAAGCAAGGCTAA
- a CDS encoding HAD family hydrolase has product MRAPRAVLWDVGNVIVDWSPRRLFTKIFQEPAACDRFLSSVCTMDWHAETDRGVSPEENTVRLAAQHPEFEAEIRAWWDRWDEMFDGAIPETEAVMEALAERGVPQFALTNMSHRAWPGVRAMSPVFRHLRDSIVSAEEGLIKPDPAIYEVVLRRAGLESQDFLFIDDSAPNIEAARAMGFHVHRFEEPARLWPALTAFGLLAA; this is encoded by the coding sequence GTGCGCGCGCCCAGGGCTGTTCTCTGGGACGTCGGCAACGTGATCGTGGACTGGAGTCCGCGGCGCCTCTTTACGAAGATCTTCCAGGAACCGGCCGCTTGCGACCGGTTCCTTTCGTCTGTCTGCACCATGGACTGGCACGCGGAGACGGACCGCGGCGTTTCTCCCGAGGAGAACACCGTCCGGCTGGCGGCCCAGCATCCCGAATTCGAAGCTGAGATCCGCGCGTGGTGGGACCGCTGGGACGAGATGTTCGACGGCGCGATTCCCGAGACCGAAGCGGTCATGGAGGCGCTGGCCGAGCGCGGCGTGCCGCAGTTCGCCCTGACCAACATGTCCCACCGCGCCTGGCCCGGCGTGCGGGCCATGTCGCCGGTCTTCCGTCACCTGCGCGATTCGATCGTCTCGGCCGAGGAGGGGCTGATCAAGCCGGACCCGGCGATCTACGAGGTCGTCCTGCGTCGAGCGGGTCTGGAGTCGCAGGACTTTCTGTTCATCGACGACTCGGCCCCTAACATCGAGGCCGCCAGGGCGATGGGGTTCCATGTCCACCGGTTCGAGGAACCGGCGAGACTATGGCCCGCCCTGACGGCCTTCGGGCTCCTGGCGGCCTAG